GGGTTCCATGCCCTCCCTGTTGTTGAGAACAGGGCTGCATTCAGAGACCAGACGATGGGCCTGGGCTGTGAGAGCAATCAGAACACTGTGAAAATAGGAGGGCTCATTGGATCCCAGGAATCATAAACAGACTGCGTTGGGGCTGTGGGAAGCCAAGGACAGAAATGCCTCCTTCACCCCAAATGATAAGGGCAAGGATTTTCAAGGCCCAGAGGGAGAAATGttgcatttgcatttatttaagtGCTGATATTGGTCAGCAGCGCATCCAGCCATGTCTTTAGAATCCTCTGAATGGCCAGACAGATGGCTGCTCTCCACACCACAGACTGCCCAGCTTCACACATCACCTAGAGTCTCATGGCCAAGGAAGTTTTGCCAAATGGACACAGCCTTTGTCTCCCTTAAGTGTTAAACACCAGAGTTCCAACTGAAAACTGGAGGCCATGAGATGACTTTAAAAAGAAGTTCCAAATGCCCCACTGAGCCGCACAGAACCTCCATCTTTCCTTTCACTTCCCCTGCCCCTTGagttttctattaaaaacaatCTGAACCATAGCATCTATATTTCAAAACTGGCAAGAGTATTAACCCTGCACCTTGTGGCCCTTCAACCGCTCCAGAGTGTCACCTCAGAGACCGATGCATTGCTAAGGCAAAACCAGAAACACCCTTTCTCTGAGGCTTTGGGGCCTTGGAGGGAGACACATTTCCTCTGTCTGTTCTCCTGCACAGTGGTGGCAAAAAGCCCACAGGAGACATGAGGCCTCCCAGAGATACTCAGGTAACTTCTAGTGACTCTGACCATTGGTGACCCCCAGGAATGTGTTCCAGTGCCCCAGGCAGAATGGtgccgtgtctgtgtgtgtgtacgtgtgtgagagagagagagaaagagagtgcacACTATCAACTACATTATCatagggagaaatatttgcaaatgtaacttttaaaatgaggatatAATTTAAATGGCTTTGAGCAGTTTTTGCTGTAAAAATGATTTTAGTTAGTCgtctttttccctcttccttccctccttaccCCCAATTTTAAGGAAAAGAGACACAGAACAAAAGTTCCTTAAGCAAACTGCCTGACTAGCTCCCTACTTGGTGTGTGCGCCACCCACACTTCAGGATTTAAAATCTCAGGATGCTGCATCAACTGTGGACTATGAACTGTGCTAAAATGCTTTAAAACGACAGCTTTCAAAACACAGTGCATCATCTCCCGTTCACACATCCTTTAGGAAACAGCCTGATGGAACTTTCTGCAGGGCTTCCTCTGTCTGAGCTCGGAGCACTGGCATTCCGGGCAGGATGAAGTGGAGGCGGGGCCACAGGCAGGGTGTCTGAGGCCTGCCCTGGCTCAAAGACAGGTTGTCCTTGAATTTGTTTCCTTGTTAGTGTTGATCACATCCGTAGTCAAGTGTGTGGTAACCTCAGTACATTTGGATGAATTAATTCAAGTATCTGTGAACAAATCCCTGGCCTCTCTCGCCCTAGCCCCGTAGATTATGTGACTTCACAAACACCTGTAACGCACTTCAAGCaacttttctcatatttttcaaGCTTCCTTTGCAAATAAACCCAAGGCTATTAGAAATGTAAGAACTAAAGAGGCACTTCCTGCCTCCTTGCCACCTAAGAGGTTAATTGCACTTCTGGCCATTCTGGAGGATGTCAACAGTATCACATTTAGCAAGACTTGTGCTGGCGAAATGGAGGAATGCAAATGTAAAGAAATGTTTCCAGTCCGGAACATGTTCCCTTTGACCAAAAAACCAGATCTTCTTACCTAATTGAATAATTAATTGATTCAGTTTTCATCCTAGGAAGAGAAACAAATCGTTTCAATCCTAATCAGCATGAGCAGCTCACCTTTTCCTCTTAGATGGTGGAAGTGATCAGAGAAGATATTCAGGGGAGCCCCTTAGCCCCGGCCTCCTCACACCCTGATCCGGAATTGGTCACATTGGAATTTGAAAAGGGAGGGGGAGTAACAATCATTACAGAGTCACGAAATCCCCACCATGGCACGCCAACACACAGCTTCCACTtcaggaacatcacacacccgtaGAAAGTACCTGCATGTTCCAAGGGGCCTTTAAGGAGGAGACTTACAATTGTTTGCTAAGATTCCAGTCCAGTCTTTCAGAAAGATGTGGGTGCCCCTTTGGAATGGGGAGTTCAAAGCTCTGAGGATGGTGGCCGGTGACTCTAGTGTCTCTAGGGCCACCTCACTTTCAGCAGTCTGTCCCAGGTGTCGGACTATGGGAAACAAAACAGACAGCGTTGGAAGCCACGGCACCTCTGTGCCTGCACGTCCCGACCTTGGGAGAGAGCCCCACGTGCGGCCGTGCTGCAGACGGGCAGTATGCTCTAAGGGGGCCCGAGTGCCTGGCATGGGGGGAGGTTGAGGGGTCAGCTGCAAGGACCAGGGTGTGTCTGCCCACAGGAAACCTGGGCCTGCTCTTGCTGCCACCTCTTTGTACTGTAGTCAGTGCCCCCATGCCTGCCCATCCCCTCCCCCGGTCACTCAGGGCCCCCTTTACCTGTACTGGTTCTCCATGGCCCTGCTCTCAGCTCGCTCTGGAACCCAGGAGTAACTGTCTGCTGCATTCTGgggcttcttctccttcttctcctccctcttcGCTCTCCGCTTGCGATAGATCAGTAGCCCCAGAGCCAGGGCCAGCAGGAGTAGGATGGCCACCACGGTGCCTAGGATGTAGAATAAAAGCAGCTTTTGCCCGTCAGTGCCATCGTTGTTTTGTGCGGCCACGGAGGAGTCCCCACCTGCAGGCTCCTGGGGGCCAGAGGCAGCTGTGGCGTGATGGATGCTGGGCTCCCTCCAGACGCCTGGGGACCCACTGGGGGCCAGCATCTTGAGCGGGGCAGATGTGATGGGGGCATCAGATGACAGCGAAGGTCTACTTGTGGTGGGTGTAGCCTTGGGGGTGCCCTCGGGGCCCCTCGTGGGACCGGCTGTTGCAGCGGGGGGCATGGtgctcccttctttctctcctttgtcCTCCTCATCGGGGGGCCCAGATGGTGGTCCCAGAGACACAGGCCCCATGGTGCAAGAGACCCCATTTGGGGCCAGCACCCAGCCTGGCAGGCAGCCACAGTGGAAGGACCCTTGTGTGTTGAAGCACAAGCTGTCGCACAGGGGGCCCCCCGGGCCCACACACTCGTCCACATCCTGGCACTGAGTCCCGTCCTCCCCGGCCAGGACGTAGCCCTCCTCACAGGAGCAGTGAAATGAGCCATCTGTGTTGGTGCAGCCCTGGGCGCAAGGCGAGCGACCCAGAGCACACTCATCCACATCCTGACAGGCCCCCTCTCCAGGACCGTCCGGCTCATAGCCAACCCAGCATTCGCAGCGGAAGCCCCCAGGGGTGTTGACACACTCCTGGGCACAGGGGGAGTCCTGGCATTCATCCACATCCACACAGTCCAGCTGACTCGAGTCCAGCTGGTACCCTTGGGAGCAGCGGCACGTGTAGTTTTTCCCATGGGGTCCCAGGACGCACGTGGCCCCCCCACGACATGGGCTGGAGCTGCAAGGGTTTCGAGAGGCACAGGTCACCAGGTCATCCAGCAGCCGGAATCCTGGCCGGCAGCCGCAGAGGAAGGAGCCATCCCCCCCTTCAAAGCAGTCCTGGTGGCAGCCCCCATTGTTGAAGTTGCAGCCATACTTGGGGCTGACACAGAGGGGGCCCGAGCTGCCCCAGTCGAACACATTGGGGGCCTTCTCCTTGCACAAGAAATAATGACTCTGACTCTCGTCCTTGTCGCCTTCCCCACAGGCTACATTGGCCGCAGAGGCAAAGGGCACAGCCTCCAAGGAGGAACTGGTGGTCTGGAAGGGGGTGGTGTAGGTCACCTGACCTGGGCCCCCCAGGGCCAGAGGCCGGCACATGCCTTTGAAGCTGAACTTGCACACGAAGCCCTCAATGTTACTTCCGGGGGAGCCTGGGCTCCCACAGGGGCCCTCAGACCACTTGGGGAGGCGGCTGGGAAGGAGCGGCTGGGACAGGTCCAGCAGCAGAGACACACAGCGCTTGGAGATGCACGAGTTCCGGAGCTCCTTGTGCCAGTTAGAGTAAGGCGTGTCCTCCCCCCCGCCCACCCAGCTGAAGCCCTTCAGCGGCAGACTAGGGTCCAGGCACTTGCCCTTCTCTCGCTGGAGCCCAATCCAGAACTTGCCTATCCTCGCCGTCAGGGCTGCCTCCCGCCTCAGGAGCTGGGCCAGTACTCGCTGGACGTGCTGGGCCTCCTCCTCGCTCTTCACAGTGGCCAGGTTGCCCCCGTTCTGGTTGCAGTGGTTCTGGGCCTCGGCAGCGCTCAGCTTGCCCGAGTGGGCCGTGTAGCAGGCGGTCCCCACGCAGACCACCGCCTCCGTGTCAGCTCCCGTCCCCGCTCCGGGCTGGgtcaggagcagcagcagcagcagcagcaggcccATGGAGGTGGCCATCCCGGTCTCTGTGTGGCCCTCTGCGGGAGGCGAGAAGCCCAGCGGCGACAGGAGCTTCTATCTCGGCTCCCAGCTGGGCCCCAAGGGGAGCTGAGGGGTGAGCTGCAGCCACTCCGGCGCAGAGAAGGACACAAAGGCTGAGGGCTTTCCACGTCCCCCTGACCCAAGGCGCATCCTGTACTGTTGTACTTCTTATTTCTCACCGGATGTTGGGGCTTCCTGCAATGAATAGTTCTCTGACTCCTGCTGCCTTCATCACGGTGCTGTTGTTCATAAAAGGAGTCAGGCAGCTCTGCCGGGTCCCTGGCTCAGCACTGTGGAAACAGCGACGGGGGGAAGACGTTACAGCCCCGAGATACTGCCAGCTTGATTTTGGCTCCATTCTCTTTCTCATGGCATGAGGAGCCTCGGAGGCATGCCATGGAGTGAGCAGGGGCTTTGGGGGCTAGGAACTCGAGGAAGCTCCCTTAGTAACCCATAATAAAATTCCACTTTGGTTTGCAAAccaccaaaagagaaaaaaaaattctgagactTAAGACACAAGGCCATGGATGGTtataattttcagccttttttagAAGCAAACTGGACTTTCCTTTTGCCTAGCTCATGTTCTCTGTTGACTTTGggagccttttttcttttatcctcccATCGTGAACTTTAAATAGACAGGCATTTTTTAAATAGGATACGGGTCGTGGGAATGTCTGGGTTTTCAACATAATGCCAAGCTCCTCGATAATGTGAATCCAAATTGGGTGAAATTTGGCAGTTCTGGGGGTTTCATAGTGGAAATATTGCATCGTGAGGTGGCAGGGTCACAAAAAGCATCAGAAAGAACATGAAAATGTGCCCGGCCTCGTGGCGCAGGGCTTGCAGGCTCACTTCCCCCGGCTCAGGATTCCTAGCAAGGGCCGGAAATCTGGGCAGGGAGCGGGAATCGAAGCCCGGGCAGGCCCTC
This window of the Gorilla gorilla gorilla isolate KB3781 chromosome 21, NHGRI_mGorGor1-v2.1_pri, whole genome shotgun sequence genome carries:
- the CD93 gene encoding complement component C1q receptor, which codes for MATSMGLLLLLLLLLTQPGAGTGADTEAVVCVGTACYTAHSGKLSAAEAQNHCNQNGGNLATVKSEEEAQHVQRVLAQLLRREAALTARIGKFWIGLQREKGKCLDPSLPLKGFSWVGGGEDTPYSNWHKELRNSCISKRCVSLLLDLSQPLLPSRLPKWSEGPCGSPGSPGSNIEGFVCKFSFKGMCRPLALGGPGQVTYTTPFQTTSSSLEAVPFASAANVACGEGDKDESQSHYFLCKEKAPNVFDWGSSGPLCVSPKYGCNFNNGGCHQDCFEGGDGSFLCGCRPGFRLLDDLVTCASRNPCSSSPCRGGATCVLGPHGKNYTCRCSQGYQLDSSQLDCVDVDECQDSPCAQECVNTPGGFRCECWVGYEPDGPGEGACQDVDECALGRSPCAQGCTNTDGSFHCSCEEGYVLAGEDGTQCQDVDECVGPGGPLCDSLCFNTQGSFHCGCLPGWVLAPNGVSCTMGPVSLGPPSGPPDEEDKGEKEGSTMPPAATAGPTRGPEGTPKATPTTSRPSLSSDAPITSAPLKMLAPSGSPGVWREPSIHHATAASGPQEPAGGDSSVAAQNNDGTDGQKLLLFYILGTVVAILLLLALALGLLIYRKRRAKREEKKEKKPQNAADSYSWVPERAESRAMENQYSPTPGTDC